A genomic segment from Roseibium algicola encodes:
- a CDS encoding ribokinase, producing the protein MITVFGSINLDLVVAVPRLPTAGETVSGRDHQTFPGGKGANQALAARRAGADVRFIGAVGQDSFAELALLNLREAGVDLSGVRTMTGSTGLALIGIDPAGENQIIVASGTNARVEASWLEGGFGPGQTLLVQGEVPLVEVIEGARLARDAAGTVIWNPAPVPEGDLSACLDVAGTVVVNVSEAAEIGGRLGIAGDTETFALKLAEGGRNVIVTLGADGVLARTPTARYRFASPAVNAVDTTGAGDAFCGALAAALDRKTSFERALKEGAAAGALACTVTGAQSSAPHLEDIARLADTIA; encoded by the coding sequence ATGATTACGGTCTTTGGTTCCATCAATCTGGATCTGGTCGTTGCCGTGCCCCGCTTGCCGACTGCCGGCGAAACGGTGAGCGGTCGCGATCACCAGACATTTCCAGGTGGGAAAGGCGCCAACCAGGCGCTGGCTGCCAGGCGGGCAGGGGCCGACGTTCGTTTCATCGGCGCGGTCGGACAGGACAGCTTTGCCGAACTCGCGCTGCTTAATCTGCGCGAAGCCGGCGTCGATCTTTCAGGCGTTCGCACCATGACCGGGTCGACTGGCCTTGCCCTGATCGGCATCGATCCGGCAGGGGAAAATCAGATCATCGTCGCCAGCGGCACCAATGCGCGTGTCGAAGCCTCCTGGTTGGAAGGCGGTTTTGGGCCTGGTCAGACACTGCTCGTTCAGGGAGAGGTGCCTCTGGTTGAGGTGATCGAAGGTGCCAGGCTTGCCCGGGATGCGGCAGGCACGGTCATCTGGAACCCGGCTCCTGTGCCTGAGGGTGACCTGAGTGCCTGTCTGGATGTTGCCGGTACGGTTGTGGTCAATGTGAGCGAGGCGGCAGAGATCGGAGGTCGTCTCGGCATTGCCGGTGACACGGAAACATTCGCGCTGAAGCTGGCGGAAGGTGGCCGGAACGTCATCGTCACCCTTGGTGCGGACGGTGTTCTCGCCCGCACGCCAACCGCGCGCTATCGCTTCGCTTCTCCTGCCGTCAACGCGGTGGATACGACCGGTGCGGGCGATGCCTTTTGCGGCGCCCTGGCTGCCGCTCTCGATCGCAAGACGTCCTTCGAACGTGCCTTGAAGGAAGGTGCCGCCGCCGGTGCGCTTGCCTGCACCGTGACAGGGGCCCAGTCCAGTGCACCGCATCTGGAGGATATTGCCCGGCTGGCCGACACGATTGCCTGA